A genomic region of Bradyrhizobium sp. ORS 278 contains the following coding sequences:
- a CDS encoding serine hydrolase produces MRLQIVALAALLAFNPLPSRAEQADCGTPAALDDGWTIARPDEVGLDGARLCAIAERLRVTNANVHGVVIVRRGKLVFEQYFAGYDEPWGGDSGRYEFKATTMHDLRSITKSVVSLLVGIALDRKLIESLDEPVTKYVPDYSDVKAAGWDRITLRHLIKMSSGLQWNENLPWDDKNDEWHLVNDSDPLRYVMQKPFVFEPGTFFTYNGGGTELLGKVIEKASGKRIDVFADEVLFKPLGITDWQWKDYRNGHLAKASGLRLRPRDAAKIGQLILDGGEWQGRRILPSAWIAESIRPRLQATNMFGGLFFYGYQWWIGRSLVNERAVTWIAGQGLGGQRLVIAPAEQLVMMVTQGLYGSARQGQATFDLLANFVLPTELIEGPR; encoded by the coding sequence ATGCGACTCCAGATTGTTGCGCTGGCAGCATTGCTCGCGTTCAATCCGCTCCCGTCTCGCGCCGAGCAGGCGGATTGCGGCACGCCAGCGGCCCTGGACGACGGCTGGACGATCGCGAGGCCGGACGAGGTGGGCCTCGATGGGGCGCGTCTGTGCGCGATCGCCGAGCGGCTCAGGGTGACGAATGCGAACGTTCATGGCGTGGTGATCGTCCGCCGCGGCAAGCTGGTGTTCGAGCAGTATTTCGCAGGCTACGATGAACCTTGGGGCGGTGATTCAGGGCGCTACGAATTCAAGGCCACGACGATGCACGACCTGCGCTCGATCACGAAGAGCGTCGTGTCGCTCCTAGTGGGGATCGCGCTTGATCGCAAGCTGATCGAAAGCCTCGACGAGCCCGTCACCAAATACGTCCCGGACTATTCGGATGTGAAGGCAGCTGGCTGGGACAGGATCACGCTGCGGCATCTGATCAAGATGTCGTCCGGCCTGCAATGGAATGAAAACCTGCCGTGGGACGACAAGAATGACGAATGGCATCTGGTGAATGATTCGGACCCGCTGCGTTACGTGATGCAGAAGCCGTTCGTTTTCGAGCCGGGCACGTTCTTCACCTACAATGGCGGGGGGACCGAGCTCCTCGGCAAGGTCATCGAAAAAGCGTCCGGGAAACGGATCGACGTGTTCGCCGACGAGGTGCTCTTCAAACCGCTCGGGATCACCGATTGGCAGTGGAAGGACTATCGCAACGGCCATCTGGCCAAGGCCTCCGGGCTGCGCCTGCGTCCGCGCGATGCCGCAAAGATAGGGCAGCTGATTCTTGACGGCGGCGAGTGGCAGGGGCGCCGTATCCTCCCCTCCGCGTGGATCGCCGAATCGATCAGGCCCCGGCTTCAGGCGACGAACATGTTCGGTGGCCTGTTCTTTTATGGCTATCAATGGTGGATCGGCCGCTCGCTCGTCAACGAGCGAGCGGTCACGTGGATCGCCGGTCAGGGCCTGGGCGGGCAGCGATTGGTCATCGCTCCAGCCGAACAACTCGTGATGATGGTCACCCAGGGCCTCTATGGCAGCGCGCGGCAGGGGCAGGCGACGTTCGATCTGCTGGCCAACTTCGTTCTGCCGACGGAGCTTATCGAGGGGCCTCGCTGA
- a CDS encoding TAXI family TRAP transporter solute-binding subunit: protein MSPPDSVRSAHDGRQRRLLIVLALGFIAFGAAAAGLFYVLQPDTLRIAVGPAGSDDHRVVQAMADAFAEESRTVRLSPVTTAGAAESLALLTSDKTDLAIGRGDLSMPPDAQTLAVLRKNYVVLWSSSGRRGDEPRKKANGKIGEIAQLAGHKVGIVGKTGANVAVLQAILEGSGVAPDKVATAQFGTDEIDKLAQDPTLDAYLAVGPLDSKITADAIAATARARGAPTFLPIDASEAIALKHPRYEAEEIPASVFSAKPAWPEDKVDTISVNHLILAKKELSEARAAAFFRQLFAVRDTITQGLAGAAHIAKPDTEKETEPSVHRGAAAVINGTERTFLDKYSDYFWFALLVLSGLGSAAEWLRRYLNRDEPDDDTSRRSRVLAAVSEVRNAASEQDLLTWQREVDAIIVETLKGYDDGAIDQDDLSAFSLVLELFNHAVAERRATLQSGAADQPWTTGPTLASRR, encoded by the coding sequence ATGTCACCGCCCGATTCCGTCAGGAGTGCTCACGACGGTCGCCAGCGCAGGCTGCTGATCGTGCTGGCTCTGGGATTTATCGCCTTTGGCGCTGCTGCGGCCGGGCTGTTCTACGTGTTGCAGCCGGATACTCTCCGGATCGCCGTTGGACCGGCCGGAAGCGACGACCACCGGGTGGTGCAGGCGATGGCCGACGCCTTCGCCGAGGAAAGCAGGACCGTCAGGCTCTCTCCGGTCACGACCGCGGGGGCCGCCGAATCTCTTGCCCTGCTGACTTCGGACAAGACCGACCTCGCCATCGGCCGCGGCGATCTCAGCATGCCGCCCGACGCGCAGACACTGGCGGTGCTGCGAAAGAACTATGTCGTGCTGTGGTCGTCTTCGGGACGTCGTGGCGACGAGCCCCGGAAGAAGGCCAACGGCAAGATCGGAGAGATTGCCCAACTGGCTGGTCACAAGGTCGGCATCGTCGGCAAGACGGGCGCGAACGTCGCCGTCCTCCAGGCCATTCTCGAGGGCTCAGGCGTGGCGCCAGACAAGGTCGCCACGGCGCAATTCGGGACGGACGAGATCGACAAGCTTGCGCAAGACCCGACCCTCGACGCGTATCTCGCCGTCGGTCCGCTCGACAGCAAGATCACGGCGGATGCCATCGCCGCGACCGCCCGGGCGCGCGGAGCTCCGACGTTCCTTCCCATCGATGCCTCCGAAGCCATTGCGCTGAAGCACCCGCGCTACGAGGCGGAGGAAATTCCGGCCAGCGTCTTCAGCGCGAAACCGGCCTGGCCGGAGGACAAGGTCGACACGATCAGCGTGAACCATCTGATTCTGGCCAAGAAGGAATTGTCGGAAGCCAGGGCGGCGGCCTTCTTCCGGCAGCTCTTCGCGGTCCGCGACACGATCACGCAAGGTCTCGCCGGCGCCGCCCACATCGCGAAGCCCGATACCGAGAAGGAGACCGAACCATCCGTGCATCGCGGCGCCGCGGCGGTGATCAACGGCACCGAGCGAACCTTTCTGGACAAATACAGCGACTACTTCTGGTTTGCCCTGCTCGTTCTCTCCGGCCTCGGTTCGGCCGCCGAATGGCTGCGCCGCTATCTGAATCGGGATGAGCCGGACGACGACACCAGCCGCCGCAGCCGCGTTCTCGCCGCGGTGTCCGAGGTTCGCAATGCCGCGTCTGAGCAGGATCTGCTGACATGGCAACGCGAGGTCGACGCGATCATCGTCGAGACTCTCAAGGGCTATGACGACGGCGCCATCGACCAGGACGACCTGAGCGCATTCAGCCTGGTGCTCGAGTTGTTCAACCACGCCGTTGCCGAGAGGCGAGCGACGCTGCAGAGCGGCGCCGCCGATCAGCCATGGACAACAGGTCCAACTCTCGCCTCCAGGCGATAG
- a CDS encoding LysR family transcriptional regulator, protein MGLRCWTGCILRPTTQAEKSSILHFNHASSARMGSDMDLQAIRIFVEVLRLGSFAAVARQHAVDPSTVSRTVAVLEEQLGFRLLQRSTRRLTATEAGVRYFERVQPLLDELDRAESEARDIVAAPSGRLRVTASVAFGATVVVPRLARLRALHPALDIELMLSDQIVDVVAERIDIAIRLGARLDTGLVGTRLMQTRYHVCASPDYIARNGKPARPERLEDHDCLLFPYQGFRTQWRFRSRGGAVTEVPVKGGIVISNALALHRAALEGLGPVLLADWLVGADLKHGRLVNLFPGYEVTATAFSTAAWILYPSRSYVPLKVRAFIDFMKAETSAKGARRA, encoded by the coding sequence ATGGGCCTCCGATGTTGGACCGGCTGCATCCTGCGGCCAACGACCCAGGCGGAAAAATCGAGTATATTGCATTTTAATCATGCATCTTCCGCACGAATGGGGTCCGACATGGATCTGCAGGCGATCCGCATCTTCGTCGAGGTCTTGCGTCTCGGCAGCTTTGCCGCCGTGGCGCGGCAGCATGCGGTCGATCCATCGACCGTGTCGCGCACCGTCGCGGTGCTCGAGGAGCAACTGGGTTTCAGGCTGTTGCAGCGCTCGACGCGCCGGCTGACCGCCACCGAGGCCGGTGTCCGGTATTTCGAGCGCGTTCAACCGCTGCTCGACGAGCTCGACCGCGCCGAAAGCGAAGCGCGCGATATCGTCGCCGCGCCGTCCGGCCGTTTGCGCGTCACCGCGTCGGTGGCGTTCGGCGCGACCGTCGTCGTGCCCCGGCTCGCGCGACTGCGGGCGCTGCATCCGGCCCTCGACATCGAATTGATGTTGAGCGATCAGATCGTCGATGTGGTCGCGGAGCGGATCGATATCGCGATCAGGCTGGGCGCGCGGCTCGACACCGGCCTGGTGGGCACGCGGCTGATGCAGACGCGCTATCATGTCTGCGCCAGCCCGGACTACATTGCGCGGAACGGCAAGCCGGCGCGCCCCGAGCGTCTCGAAGACCATGACTGCCTGCTGTTTCCCTATCAGGGCTTCCGCACGCAATGGCGCTTTCGCAGCCGGGGCGGTGCGGTCACCGAGGTGCCGGTGAAGGGCGGGATCGTGATCTCGAATGCGCTCGCCCTGCACCGCGCGGCGCTGGAAGGGCTTGGACCGGTGCTGCTGGCGGACTGGCTGGTCGGCGCCGACCTGAAGCACGGCCGGCTGGTCAACCTGTTTCCGGGCTACGAGGTCACCGCCACCGCGTTCAGCACGGCCGCGTGGATCCTCTATCCGTCGCGCAGCTACGTCCCGCTCAAGGTACGCGCCTTCATCGACTTCATGAAGGCAGAAACCTCCGCGAAGGGGGCGCGCCGGGCTTGA
- a CDS encoding FMN-dependent NADH-azoreductase, with protein MTRLLRIDASARHTGSFSRDLADLFVSGWLAHEPQAEIVVRDLVDAPVPHISELTIQGYYTPPAQMTPQLRTATALSDQLIAEIRRADVLLLSTPMYNFSIPSALKAWIDHIVRINETFSFDGARFAGLLPGKRAYVVTAAGAGGYTGDGPLAPANFVQPYLQFLLGFLGIADVTFVPIEQTTADAAAVADGRAAAASRIRTLVAGAVGAQQPA; from the coding sequence ATGACCCGCCTGCTTCGCATCGACGCCAGCGCACGCCACACCGGCTCGTTCTCGCGCGATCTCGCCGATCTGTTCGTATCCGGCTGGCTCGCTCACGAGCCGCAAGCCGAGATCGTCGTCCGTGACCTGGTCGACGCGCCGGTCCCGCACATTTCCGAGCTCACGATCCAAGGCTACTACACGCCGCCCGCGCAGATGACGCCGCAACTCCGGACCGCGACGGCGCTGTCCGATCAGCTGATCGCCGAGATCCGCCGCGCCGACGTGCTGCTGCTGTCGACGCCGATGTACAATTTCTCGATCCCGTCGGCGCTGAAGGCCTGGATCGATCACATCGTCCGCATCAACGAGACCTTCAGCTTCGACGGCGCCCGGTTCGCCGGACTGCTGCCCGGCAAGCGCGCCTATGTCGTGACCGCTGCCGGCGCCGGCGGCTACACCGGTGACGGACCGCTCGCCCCGGCCAATTTCGTGCAGCCCTACCTGCAATTCCTGCTCGGCTTTCTCGGCATCGCCGACGTGACGTTCGTGCCGATCGAGCAGACCACCGCGGACGCAGCCGCAGTCGCAGACGGCCGCGCCGCAGCCGCCAGCCGGATCAGGACGCTCGTTGCCGGCGCCGTCGGCGCCCAGCAGCCCGCCTGA
- a CDS encoding NAD(P)-dependent oxidoreductase → MSNITCLGLGAMGSRMAASLLKTGHRVTVWNRSAERAAALVAAGAVVADTPRAAVRQADVVMAMTRDDNTSREIWLDPATGALDGMREGAIAVESSTLSPAWVQDLARHAAARAIRFVDAPVVGSRPQADAGQLIFLAGGDAADVALAAPVLECMGSAVHRTGPVGSGALLKLAINALFAVQVTAMAELIGALDAAGADIAGAIEIIGATPVASAAAKGAASAMLSGRFAPLFPVELVAKDLAYVRQLGTPVAAGMPMTTAAAGVMQSALAHGFGGDNLTGIVRLFRPGTAQPSDTRA, encoded by the coding sequence ATGAGCAACATCACCTGCCTCGGCCTGGGCGCCATGGGCTCGCGCATGGCGGCCAGCCTGCTCAAGACAGGCCATCGCGTCACGGTCTGGAATCGCTCGGCCGAGCGTGCCGCAGCGCTGGTCGCGGCCGGCGCCGTGGTGGCGGACACGCCGCGCGCGGCCGTGCGCCAGGCCGATGTCGTGATGGCCATGACGCGCGACGACAACACGTCGCGCGAGATCTGGCTCGACCCGGCCACCGGTGCGCTGGACGGCATGCGCGAGGGAGCGATCGCCGTCGAGAGCTCGACTCTGTCGCCCGCCTGGGTGCAGGATCTCGCCCGCCACGCAGCCGCGCGCGCCATCCGCTTCGTCGATGCGCCCGTTGTCGGGTCGCGCCCTCAGGCCGATGCCGGTCAGCTGATCTTCCTGGCGGGAGGCGACGCGGCAGACGTTGCGCTCGCCGCGCCCGTCCTGGAATGCATGGGCAGTGCCGTTCACCGCACCGGCCCGGTCGGCAGCGGCGCCCTGCTCAAGCTCGCCATCAACGCGCTGTTCGCCGTCCAGGTGACGGCCATGGCCGAGCTGATCGGCGCGCTCGACGCCGCGGGCGCCGACATCGCGGGGGCCATCGAGATCATCGGCGCAACGCCGGTTGCGAGCGCGGCGGCCAAAGGCGCCGCCAGCGCGATGCTGTCGGGCCGCTTCGCCCCGCTGTTTCCCGTCGAGCTCGTGGCCAAGGATCTCGCTTATGTGCGCCAGCTCGGCACGCCGGTCGCTGCCGGCATGCCCATGACGACAGCCGCCGCCGGTGTGATGCAATCCGCCCTCGCGCACGGATTCGGCGGCGACAATCTCACCGGAATCGTCAGGCTGTTCAGGCCCGGGACGGCGCAGCCTTCGGACACCCGCGCTTAG
- a CDS encoding N-acetyltransferase: MTRHDVEDLKAVIASTALFPPEMLDELTGSYLAGTSADRWVVLDDATPACVACYAPERMTSETWNLCLIAVRSDRQRRGYGAALIDLIVRELAAQHQRVLIVETSGLPKFGGTHAFYRRCGFTREACIRDFYRDGDDKIVFWRRLEATPPDDKVRAIGA, encoded by the coding sequence ATGACCCGGCACGACGTGGAGGACCTGAAGGCGGTCATTGCATCGACGGCGCTGTTTCCGCCGGAGATGCTGGACGAGTTGACCGGGAGCTATCTCGCAGGCACCAGCGCCGACCGATGGGTCGTGCTGGACGATGCGACGCCCGCCTGCGTCGCCTGTTATGCACCGGAGCGGATGACGTCCGAGACCTGGAATCTCTGCCTCATTGCCGTCCGTTCCGATCGTCAGCGGCGCGGCTACGGCGCTGCGTTGATCGATCTCATCGTGCGCGAGCTCGCGGCACAACATCAGCGCGTCCTGATCGTCGAAACCTCCGGCCTGCCCAAGTTCGGCGGCACGCATGCGTTCTACCGCCGATGCGGCTTCACGCGCGAGGCCTGCATCCGCGACTTTTATCGCGACGGCGACGACAAGATCGTGTTCTGGAGGCGCTTGGAAGCGACCCCGCCCGACGACAAGGTCCGTGCCATCGGCGCTTGA
- a CDS encoding LanC-like protein, producing the protein MITPGRHRPLVHSAWGERAVRAAIDEIVADAIARFDPDQFWPAHPSDDGKTDGDPSFYTGAAGVIWALDYLHRIGATDARADFRPVLLRLMERTVIDHATHAPADYDKHGSLLRGEMGAALLAMRLAPASPLADLVHWHAEKNNALPIRELMWGLPGSMIAAVHMARMTEDDRWRRLFDVQAARLLSELEDTPQGPLWTQDLYGAKDRFLGPVHGFAGNVIPLLLGWDWLTGAQQAHVADFVPKALEANAWRYDIGTTWGHRSKREKRLFICQHCHGAPGMVTTFADAPFTSPEFEALLLDGGRFTWTAGPLSKGPGLCHGTAGNGYAFLKLYRRTTDPMWLDRARQFAMTAIVQCRGARMAAGRGRYSLWTGDVGLAIYLWHCITGDGRFPTIDVF; encoded by the coding sequence ATGATCACCCCGGGCCGCCATCGGCCGCTGGTACACAGCGCCTGGGGCGAGCGAGCCGTCCGCGCCGCAATCGACGAGATCGTCGCCGACGCGATCGCCCGGTTCGATCCCGATCAGTTCTGGCCGGCCCATCCCAGCGACGACGGCAAGACCGACGGCGATCCCAGCTTCTACACTGGCGCCGCGGGCGTGATCTGGGCCCTGGACTACTTGCATCGCATCGGCGCGACCGACGCGAGGGCGGATTTTCGTCCGGTGCTCCTCCGGCTGATGGAGCGGACAGTGATCGACCACGCCACCCATGCGCCGGCCGACTACGACAAGCACGGCTCGCTGCTGCGCGGCGAGATGGGCGCGGCACTTCTCGCCATGCGGCTTGCGCCGGCGTCGCCCCTGGCCGATCTCGTCCATTGGCACGCCGAGAAGAACAACGCACTGCCGATCCGGGAGCTGATGTGGGGTCTGCCGGGCTCGATGATCGCGGCGGTCCACATGGCCCGCATGACGGAGGACGACCGCTGGCGCCGCCTGTTCGACGTGCAGGCGGCGCGCCTGCTGTCGGAACTGGAGGACACGCCGCAGGGCCCGTTATGGACCCAGGACCTCTATGGCGCGAAGGACCGCTTTCTCGGCCCCGTCCACGGCTTCGCCGGCAACGTCATCCCGCTGCTGCTCGGATGGGACTGGCTGACCGGAGCGCAGCAGGCTCACGTCGCCGACTTCGTGCCGAAGGCGCTGGAGGCGAATGCCTGGCGCTACGACATCGGAACGACCTGGGGCCACCGCAGCAAGCGCGAGAAGCGGCTGTTCATCTGCCAGCACTGTCACGGCGCGCCGGGCATGGTAACGACCTTTGCCGACGCGCCGTTCACGAGCCCGGAGTTCGAGGCGCTGCTGCTCGATGGCGGCCGCTTCACCTGGACCGCCGGCCCGCTGAGCAAGGGCCCCGGCCTCTGCCATGGCACCGCCGGAAACGGCTACGCCTTCCTCAAGCTCTATCGCCGCACGACGGATCCGATGTGGCTCGATCGCGCACGCCAGTTCGCCATGACGGCCATCGTCCAATGTCGCGGCGCCCGGATGGCTGCCGGCCGCGGCCGCTATTCACTGTGGACTGGCGACGTCGGCCTCGCCATCTATCTGTGGCACTGCATCACCGGCGACGGCCGGTTTCCGACGATCGATGTGTTCTGA
- a CDS encoding GNAT family N-acetyltransferase, which yields MIHPLIRAATTDDAHALSALIQDAVRTTNSRDYGPAIIDAICANFTRDKVIEKMSQRDVFVAASEASVLGTVSLATISPDAGRLHSMFVAPRHQGGGIGRRLVQHLERHAASKGLSQLSLSSSITARPFYAKLGYALVRFEDRPDGSTFLMSKSLL from the coding sequence ATGATCCATCCCCTCATCCGCGCGGCGACGACAGACGATGCGCACGCGCTGAGCGCGCTGATTCAGGACGCGGTGCGCACGACAAATTCGCGCGACTACGGTCCGGCGATCATCGACGCCATCTGTGCGAATTTCACCCGCGACAAGGTCATCGAAAAAATGTCGCAGCGGGACGTGTTCGTGGCCGCCAGCGAGGCGAGCGTTCTCGGAACGGTCAGCCTTGCGACGATCAGCCCCGATGCCGGGAGACTGCACTCCATGTTTGTTGCGCCCCGACATCAGGGCGGAGGCATCGGACGCCGTCTGGTCCAACACCTGGAGCGGCACGCCGCCAGCAAGGGATTGTCCCAGCTCTCGCTGTCGTCATCGATCACGGCACGGCCGTTCTATGCCAAGCTCGGCTACGCGCTCGTCCGGTTCGAAGACCGTCCGGACGGATCGACCTTTCTGATGAGCAAGTCGTTGCTCTGA
- a CDS encoding autotransporter strand-loop-strand O-heptosyltransferase: MATELSLATSWDSKQQLAPAAEQHAVDEAVHEKTAEEINTVPGTAKRPYPAPAELPTQKGPKGIQFDFNDGCRVLVPEARQPWRVRLSDLETGNILFNAELKAGRINSTKRYFVPIRIEVWSGSAQVFIHEYSAEGRDVLIQFPVGTLGDSLGWFPYAAKFKEKHSCRLTCAIGEKLIPLLKPAYPDITFLTHEEVKPERYYATYSMGLFFDDNECVHQPCDFRLVGLHRTSGYILGVDPEETPPSIRLEDASRPIPERYVCIAVQSTTQCKYWNNPYGWNEIVSFLKAAGYRVICIDQKPIHGNGLIWNYIPHGAEDQTGDRSLQERARWLKHADFFIGLSSGLSWLAWACEVPVVLISGFTHPTNEFYTPHRVINYHACNSCWNDVRVRFDHNDFMWCPRHKDTPRQFECTRLITADQVMAAIRRIPSFTSRR; encoded by the coding sequence ATGGCAACGGAATTGAGTTTGGCCACAAGCTGGGACTCGAAACAGCAGCTCGCCCCTGCGGCGGAGCAGCATGCGGTCGATGAAGCGGTCCACGAAAAGACGGCGGAGGAGATCAATACCGTCCCGGGGACCGCAAAGCGACCCTATCCTGCGCCGGCGGAATTGCCGACGCAGAAGGGCCCGAAAGGAATCCAGTTCGATTTCAACGATGGCTGTCGCGTTCTCGTTCCCGAAGCGAGACAGCCTTGGCGCGTTCGTCTCAGTGATCTCGAAACGGGAAACATTCTGTTCAATGCCGAACTCAAAGCAGGCCGAATCAATAGCACCAAGCGTTATTTTGTGCCGATCCGTATCGAGGTCTGGTCCGGTAGCGCCCAGGTTTTCATTCACGAATATTCAGCAGAGGGACGAGATGTCCTGATTCAATTCCCCGTAGGTACTCTCGGAGACTCATTGGGCTGGTTTCCGTATGCCGCGAAGTTCAAGGAAAAACACAGCTGCCGACTCACCTGTGCGATCGGCGAAAAGCTCATTCCTCTGCTGAAGCCAGCCTATCCTGACATCACGTTTCTGACGCACGAAGAGGTCAAGCCCGAACGCTATTACGCGACATATTCGATGGGATTGTTCTTCGACGACAACGAGTGCGTGCACCAGCCGTGTGACTTCCGGCTTGTTGGCTTGCATCGTACGTCAGGCTACATCCTCGGGGTCGACCCAGAGGAGACGCCACCATCGATTCGCTTGGAAGACGCTAGTCGACCAATTCCCGAACGGTACGTCTGTATTGCAGTTCAGAGTACTACACAGTGTAAATATTGGAATAATCCATATGGTTGGAACGAAATTGTCTCCTTCTTGAAAGCTGCAGGGTATCGTGTCATCTGCATCGACCAAAAGCCGATACATGGCAACGGACTGATATGGAACTACATTCCTCATGGTGCCGAGGATCAAACTGGAGATCGGAGCCTCCAGGAGCGCGCCCGCTGGCTCAAGCATGCTGATTTCTTCATTGGCTTGTCAAGCGGACTTTCTTGGCTAGCGTGGGCCTGCGAGGTCCCTGTCGTGCTCATCTCCGGATTTACTCATCCAACGAATGAGTTTTATACGCCGCATCGGGTAATAAACTATCACGCATGCAACTCCTGCTGGAACGATGTGCGTGTTCGCTTCGATCATAACGATTTTATGTGGTGTCCCCGTCATAAGGACACACCCCGCCAGTTCGAATGTACGCGGCTCATTACCGCTGATCAGGTGATGGCCGCCATACGTCGAATTCCGAGCTTCACGTCACGACGCTAA